One segment of Amycolatopsis alba DSM 44262 DNA contains the following:
- a CDS encoding Acg family FMN-binding oxidoreductase produces MDQNLPDAFTVRAAVALAVRAPSVHNSQPWDWRCTGRTVELRADPGRHLRHTDPEGRDLIVSCGCVLHHFTVAAAALGWAARVDRMPEPDLLARIELVPRMTSDDDIALATAIPRRRSDRRCFACLSLPNREKNLLLRSAKNHDAVLRFIDDAPQLSALTIAAMEAQGLHRADLDYGTELATWSGRHYTADGVPARNAVRTTTAAPLVREFSEALLTDTEVQDGATLTVLATEDDTPLSRLRAGEAASAVLLTATELGLASCLVTEPLEPTSTRGLVRDCVLGDGLEPQAIVRIGRLPDGAVPLPATPRRPPADVLTPLGNYGIGLPVPARTGETESGRSSRRHPHEGR; encoded by the coding sequence ATGGACCAGAACCTGCCTGACGCGTTCACGGTGAGGGCAGCCGTCGCGCTGGCAGTGCGCGCACCGTCGGTGCACAACAGCCAGCCTTGGGATTGGCGGTGTACCGGTCGCACGGTCGAACTGCGCGCGGATCCAGGCCGTCACCTGCGGCACACCGACCCGGAGGGCCGCGACCTGATCGTCAGTTGCGGGTGCGTACTTCACCACTTCACGGTCGCGGCCGCCGCGCTCGGCTGGGCCGCCCGTGTCGACCGGATGCCCGAACCCGACCTGCTGGCCCGGATCGAACTGGTTCCCCGAATGACCAGTGACGACGACATCGCACTGGCTACGGCGATCCCGCGACGACGTTCCGATCGCCGCTGCTTCGCTTGCCTGTCGCTGCCGAACCGGGAAAAGAATCTCCTGCTACGCAGTGCGAAGAACCACGACGCCGTGTTGCGTTTCATCGACGACGCACCGCAGCTCTCGGCCTTGACGATCGCCGCGATGGAAGCTCAGGGTCTTCACCGCGCCGACCTGGACTACGGGACCGAACTCGCGACCTGGAGCGGACGGCACTACACCGCTGACGGAGTACCCGCGCGAAACGCGGTCCGGACAACCACGGCTGCGCCCTTGGTCAGGGAGTTCTCCGAAGCCCTGCTCACCGACACCGAAGTTCAGGACGGCGCCACCCTGACCGTACTGGCCACCGAGGACGACACACCGCTGAGCAGGCTGCGAGCGGGCGAGGCCGCCAGCGCCGTATTGCTGACCGCGACCGAGCTCGGCCTCGCGTCCTGCCTGGTCACGGAACCGCTGGAGCCGACGAGCACCCGTGGGCTCGTCCGTGACTGTGTCCTGGGCGACGGGCTCGAGCCTCAGGCCATCGTGCGGATCGGACGTCTTCCCGACGGTGCTGTCCCGCTGCCCGCCACCCCTCGGCGGCCGCCTGCCGATGTCCTGACACCGCTGGGGAACTACGGAATCGGCCTGCCGGTACCGGCGCGGACGGGCGAGACCGAATCCGGCCGATCCTCCAGGAGACATCCTCATGAAGGTCGATGA
- a CDS encoding universal stress protein, with the protein MMENAPENRIVVGLDGSAGSAAAVRWAAGQAVRQGAALQVVNVWVHDSALDDASANRTVAEATDVHLKALEAATTKILGDHKGLEITYDVPQGDPGDTLVERSENAALLVLGSHGTGKIRELLVGSVCKTALHHATCPVTVIPPPAVAPEGRFGRLLASISYEPGPIL; encoded by the coding sequence ATGATGGAAAACGCGCCGGAGAACCGGATCGTCGTCGGCCTGGACGGTTCGGCGGGTTCCGCCGCGGCGGTGCGCTGGGCCGCCGGTCAAGCGGTCAGACAGGGGGCCGCGCTGCAGGTGGTCAACGTCTGGGTGCACGATTCGGCGTTGGACGACGCGTCCGCGAACCGGACCGTGGCCGAGGCGACAGATGTCCACTTGAAGGCCTTGGAAGCGGCGACCACCAAGATCCTCGGTGACCACAAAGGGCTCGAAATCACCTACGACGTCCCCCAGGGGGATCCCGGCGACACGCTGGTCGAGCGGTCTGAGAACGCCGCGTTGCTGGTCCTGGGCAGCCACGGCACGGGAAAGATCCGTGAACTGCTGGTCGGATCGGTCTGCAAGACCGCCCTGCACCACGCGACCTGTCCGGTCACGGTGATCCCGCCACCCGCCGTGGCCCCGGAAGGCAGGTTCGGCAGGCTCCTGGCCTCCATTTCGTACGAACCGGGTCCGATCCTCTGA
- a CDS encoding CBS domain-containing protein — MIGMAVRDVMTREVCSVRKSTPIADIARVLAGRGISAVPVVDDDRDVIGVVSEADLLLKQVEAATPAPPRMPGIRSKSDGRTAESVMSAPVVTVEADRPLTEAARLMVGHRIKRLPVVDHHGKLAGIVSRADLVHAFVRTDAEIKDEVTRDIAVLIRRPSLGSVQAEVNDGDRHPAR, encoded by the coding sequence ATGATCGGGATGGCCGTCCGTGACGTCATGACCCGAGAGGTCTGCTCGGTGCGGAAGAGCACTCCGATCGCGGACATCGCGCGAGTCCTCGCGGGCCGGGGGATCAGCGCGGTGCCCGTCGTGGACGACGACCGCGACGTGATCGGTGTCGTCTCCGAAGCCGATCTGTTGCTCAAGCAGGTCGAGGCGGCCACACCGGCGCCGCCGAGGATGCCGGGTATCCGGTCGAAGTCGGACGGACGCACGGCGGAGAGCGTGATGAGTGCCCCGGTGGTCACCGTCGAAGCCGACCGTCCGCTGACGGAAGCGGCCCGGCTGATGGTGGGCCATCGGATCAAGCGACTGCCGGTGGTCGACCATCACGGCAAGCTGGCAGGCATCGTCAGCCGAGCCGACCTTGTGCACGCCTTCGTCCGAACGGACGCGGAGATCAAGGACGAGGTCACACGCGACATCGCGGTACTGATCCGGCGCCCGTCGCTGGGTTCGGTCCAGGCCGAAGTGAACGACGGGGATCGTCACCCTGCGAGGTGA
- a CDS encoding DoxX family membrane protein: MATTESEHRHSIPGQHPEAHDRRSPGAWSLAVLRVATGLLFLWAFADKTFGLGYATTSGNAWINGGSPTKGFLSRVDVGPFAETLRSWGGTWWADWLFMVGLFGIGLAVTLGVGLRISAVTGTVMMLLMWIAEWPPGRTDAAGAPTMSTNPVIDYHLIYALVLIALAATASGNTWGLGERWARLSFVDRNHWLS, encoded by the coding sequence ATGGCCACAACCGAAAGCGAGCACCGGCACAGCATCCCCGGCCAGCATCCGGAAGCCCACGATCGACGATCGCCCGGAGCCTGGAGCCTCGCCGTGCTCCGTGTCGCCACCGGCCTGCTGTTCCTGTGGGCGTTCGCGGACAAGACCTTCGGTCTCGGCTACGCCACCACTTCCGGCAACGCCTGGATCAACGGCGGGTCGCCGACGAAGGGCTTCTTGAGCCGAGTCGACGTCGGCCCGTTCGCCGAGACCCTGCGTTCCTGGGGCGGGACCTGGTGGGCGGACTGGTTGTTCATGGTGGGCCTGTTCGGCATCGGCCTCGCCGTCACGCTGGGGGTGGGGCTGCGGATCTCCGCCGTGACCGGCACCGTGATGATGCTGCTGATGTGGATCGCGGAATGGCCGCCCGGCCGCACCGACGCCGCGGGCGCGCCGACCATGTCCACGAACCCGGTCATCGACTACCACCTGATCTACGCGCTCGTGCTGATCGCGCTCGCCGCGACCGCCTCCGGGAACACCTGGGGTTTGGGAGAACGCTGGGCACGACTGTCCTTCGTGGACCGCAATCACTGGCTCAGCTGA
- a CDS encoding flavodoxin, with product MVFESMFGNTEIVARAIGKGLATSCEVDVVNVDGARYPQERAAAGRRRRALVDRCTGMVERLAVGVATSPRRCLRHETPPCSMAYRLGRGRRAEVAAEAPRCAASPAGELFVDVSKNATILCDGVQERAEAWGTTLAARLMETAAG from the coding sequence GTGGTGTTCGAGTCGATGTTCGGTAACACCGAAATCGTCGCCAGGGCGATCGGCAAGGGATTGGCCACGTCCTGCGAGGTCGACGTCGTCAACGTCGACGGCGCCCGGTACCCGCAAGAGCGCGCAGCAGCAGGTCGAAGGCGGCGTGCGCTCGTCGACCGGTGTACGGGAATGGTTGAACGCCTTGCCGTCGGCGTCGCGACGAGTCCCCGTCGCTGCCTTCGACACGAGACTCCACCGTGCTCGATGGCTTACCGGCTCGGCCGCGGTCGGCGCGCGGAAGTTGCTGCTGAAGCGCCGCGGTGTGCCGCTTCTCCCGCCGGAGAGCTTTTCGTGGACGTGAGCAAGAACGCCACCATCCTGTGCGACGGCGTGCAGGAACGCGCCGAGGCCTGGGGCACCACGCTCGCCGCACGGCTGATGGAGACAGCGGCCGGATGA
- a CDS encoding Acg family FMN-binding oxidoreductase translates to MDHGLPDDFTVESAVALACRAPSVHNSQPWQWRVGDRTLHLYADRSRQLAGTDPDGRDLMLGCGAALHHLRVGFAALGWRAEVHRLPNPAEPGHLASVELHRHEPTQEDITLAATIPRRRTDRRRHSSWTVPTGYLDDLARHAADEGTILRLALDAARYHLARAISEAAEAHAADPVYRTELAAWSGRHTAPDGVPSANAPSQDDTPGALPTRAFADPKLDQPEGASGEADETVLLVLSTASDDPMSRLRAGEATSAVLLAATSLGLATSPLTEPLEVADTRTKVRDLVAGGTFPQMVLRTGWAPVNADPLPATPRRNLDEVLSPLGTPVGGEVRYQSH, encoded by the coding sequence ATGGATCACGGCCTTCCCGACGACTTCACCGTCGAATCCGCGGTGGCCCTGGCCTGCCGCGCTCCCTCAGTGCACAACTCCCAGCCCTGGCAATGGCGCGTCGGGGACCGCACCCTCCATCTCTACGCAGATCGGAGCCGGCAGCTGGCCGGGACCGATCCCGACGGACGCGATCTCATGCTCGGCTGCGGTGCGGCCCTGCATCATCTCCGGGTCGGCTTCGCGGCCTTGGGCTGGCGGGCCGAGGTGCACCGGCTACCCAACCCCGCCGAGCCGGGCCACCTCGCGTCCGTCGAGCTGCACCGGCACGAGCCCACCCAGGAGGACATCACCCTCGCCGCCACGATCCCCCGGCGACGGACAGACCGGCGCAGGCACAGCTCCTGGACCGTGCCCACCGGTTACCTCGACGACCTGGCCCGGCACGCGGCCGACGAAGGCACGATCCTCCGCCTCGCGCTCGACGCCGCCCGCTACCACCTCGCCCGCGCCATCTCCGAAGCCGCCGAGGCCCATGCGGCAGATCCCGTATACCGGACCGAACTCGCCGCCTGGAGTGGCAGGCACACCGCGCCCGACGGCGTCCCGTCGGCGAACGCGCCCTCTCAGGACGACACTCCAGGCGCCCTGCCGACGCGCGCGTTCGCCGACCCCAAGCTGGACCAGCCCGAAGGCGCGTCAGGTGAGGCGGACGAAACCGTGCTCCTCGTGCTGAGCACCGCTTCGGATGACCCCATGTCGCGGCTTCGTGCCGGCGAGGCCACCAGCGCGGTTCTGCTCGCCGCGACCAGCCTCGGCCTCGCCACCTCTCCGCTCACCGAACCACTGGAAGTGGCGGACACCCGGACGAAGGTGCGCGACCTGGTCGCCGGCGGCACCTTCCCGCAGATGGTGCTGCGGACCGGTTGGGCGCCGGTCAACGCAGACCCGCTGCCCGCGACCCCGCGCCGAAACCTGGACGAGGTCCTCTCACCGCTCGGGACACCGGTGGGCGGAGAAGTGCGCTATCAGAGTCACTGA
- a CDS encoding lycopene cyclase family protein, whose translation MTILRLVAHLVARPESLGPIVVVDNGIVGLGRYKYHFVRGDDLEAAVTREAAKRDEVHFRGGRVTEIRQAGQSVEAIVDGEILRADRVFDSVLRHGPVRIDGWLIFRGWYVRTAEPAFDSAVPTFFDFRTSQSRAASFVGCRPQAWLDSHHRDQNLLDAVAGDPALLEQVFPTCSTEQVLHFLDEENSLPQEGKLFARLPPSLYSAMRRRHR comes from the coding sequence ATGACGATCCTCCGTCTCGTGGCGCATCTGGTGGCGCGGCCCGAGTCTCTGGGGCCGATCGTCGTCGTGGACAACGGGATCGTCGGTCTCGGCCGGTACAAGTATCACTTCGTCCGCGGCGACGATCTGGAGGCCGCGGTCACCAGGGAAGCCGCGAAACGAGACGAGGTCCACTTCCGCGGCGGGCGGGTCACCGAGATCCGGCAGGCGGGCCAGAGCGTCGAAGCCATTGTGGACGGTGAGATCCTGCGTGCCGACCGGGTGTTCGACAGCGTTCTTCGTCACGGTCCAGTCCGGATCGACGGCTGGCTCATCTTCCGCGGCTGGTATGTGCGCACGGCCGAGCCGGCGTTCGACTCGGCCGTGCCCACCTTCTTCGACTTCCGTACTTCCCAGAGCCGTGCCGCGAGCTTCGTGGGCTGTAGACCGCAGGCGTGGCTCGATTCTCACCATCGGGACCAAAACCTTCTGGATGCCGTAGCCGGCGATCCTGCGTTACTCGAACAGGTCTTTCCAACCTGTTCGACCGAACAGGTTCTGCACTTCCTCGACGAGGAGAATTCCCTGCCGCAGGAGGGGAAACTGTTCGCGCGCTTACCGCCTTCGCTGTACTCCGCGATGCGCCGGAGACATCGATGA
- a CDS encoding CBS domain-containing protein, whose translation MCTTVSEVMTSDPIAVAPDACYKQIAALMTTHRISAVPVVDDTGIPIGVVSEADLLARFRGPRPALLAGRRARDESRKAKALIAGDLMTTPAVTIEAGTSLSAAAARLAEKAVRRLFVVEDGRLVGVVSRRDLLSSFRRTDEDIRGEIERDVLAGALRVAPGKASVTVVDGVVTLLGRLDNRGAVERAGSLAREVPGVVTIRNRLDFVWDDDVVRPAHLGT comes from the coding sequence ATGTGCACCACCGTTTCGGAGGTCATGACCTCCGACCCGATCGCGGTCGCGCCGGACGCCTGCTACAAGCAGATCGCCGCACTGATGACGACGCACCGGATCAGCGCGGTGCCCGTCGTCGACGACACCGGGATACCGATCGGAGTGGTCTCCGAAGCCGATCTCCTGGCCCGGTTCCGCGGCCCGCGGCCCGCCTTGCTCGCCGGTCGCCGCGCCAGAGACGAGTCACGCAAAGCAAAAGCCTTGATCGCCGGAGATCTGATGACCACCCCGGCCGTCACGATCGAAGCAGGCACCTCGCTCTCCGCTGCGGCGGCCCGGCTCGCCGAGAAGGCCGTTCGGCGGCTGTTCGTCGTCGAAGACGGAAGACTCGTCGGCGTCGTGTCACGCCGGGATCTGCTGTCCTCTTTCCGGCGCACCGACGAGGACATCCGTGGCGAAATCGAACGCGACGTCCTCGCCGGGGCGCTCAGAGTGGCTCCGGGAAAGGCATCCGTCACGGTCGTCGACGGTGTCGTGACGCTTCTCGGCAGGCTCGACAACCGCGGCGCGGTCGAACGCGCGGGTTCTCTCGCGAGAGAGGTACCTGGCGTGGTCACCATCCGGAATCGGCTGGATTTCGTCTGGGACGACGATGTCGTCCGGCCCGCTCACCTCGGTACCTGA
- a CDS encoding SulP family inorganic anion transporter, producing the protein MKLFFTGYRRSWLRGDLLAGATVAAYLIPQVMAYAEVAGLPPEAGLWAVAGPLAVYAMLGSSRLLSVGPESTTALMTAVALGPFAAGDPLRYGALAAMLALLVGALCLLAGLARLGVLADLLSKPVLTGYMAGIAVLMIVSQLGKLTGVPVTGDGMIAEFRSFLANIEHPHWPTLALGGLVLASLLVLQRWLPRFPGPLAAVLAAAAVVAGFSLTEEGIRVIGTIPESLPVPGLPALDGADLWNLLLPAVGIALVGFSDNVLTARAFAGEHGDRVDADRELRALAASNLSSGLLHGFPVSSSGSRTALASAMGARTQLYSITALVTVLVAILFAGPLLAGFPKAALAAIVVYAALKLIDIREFRRIARFRRIARFRRSEFVLTVSTLLAVVGLGVLNGVLAAVRLSILDLLRRLARPHGAVLGFVSGVPGMHDVDDYPDATTEPGLVIYRYDAPLCFANADDFRRRALAALDGEERVEWFVLNAEANVEIDVTAADALREFCEELRRRGVTFALARVKQELRDDLDAAGLLELIGSGSLYPTLPSVVEAFRRRGTAPAGAG; encoded by the coding sequence ATGAAGCTCTTCTTCACAGGTTATCGGCGTTCCTGGCTCCGAGGTGACCTGCTGGCTGGAGCGACGGTCGCCGCGTATCTGATACCGCAGGTCATGGCGTACGCGGAGGTCGCGGGCCTGCCCCCGGAGGCCGGACTGTGGGCGGTGGCAGGACCTCTGGCCGTCTACGCGATGCTGGGATCGTCGAGGCTGCTTTCGGTAGGTCCGGAGTCGACGACCGCGTTGATGACCGCCGTCGCGCTGGGCCCGTTCGCCGCGGGAGATCCTCTCCGCTACGGCGCGCTCGCGGCCATGCTGGCCCTCTTGGTCGGGGCCTTGTGCCTGCTCGCCGGACTGGCCAGGCTCGGCGTGCTGGCGGATCTGCTGTCGAAACCGGTGCTGACCGGCTACATGGCCGGGATCGCGGTGCTGATGATCGTGAGCCAGCTGGGCAAGCTGACCGGTGTCCCCGTCACGGGCGACGGGATGATCGCGGAATTCCGCTCGTTCCTCGCGAACATCGAGCACCCGCACTGGCCGACCCTGGCCCTCGGCGGTCTGGTGCTGGCTTCCTTGCTGGTGCTCCAGCGCTGGCTCCCGCGATTCCCCGGACCGTTGGCAGCGGTACTGGCGGCCGCCGCCGTGGTCGCCGGCTTTTCGCTGACCGAAGAAGGAATCCGAGTGATCGGAACGATTCCGGAGTCGCTACCCGTACCTGGTCTTCCGGCGTTGGACGGAGCAGATCTGTGGAACCTGCTGTTGCCCGCGGTGGGGATCGCGCTCGTCGGCTTCTCCGACAACGTCCTGACCGCCCGTGCCTTCGCGGGTGAGCACGGCGATCGAGTCGATGCCGATCGTGAACTGCGTGCCCTGGCCGCGTCAAACCTCTCCTCGGGACTTCTGCACGGGTTTCCGGTCAGTTCGAGTGGCAGCCGGACCGCGCTGGCGTCCGCGATGGGTGCCAGGACCCAGCTTTACTCGATCACCGCGCTCGTCACGGTCCTGGTGGCGATTCTCTTCGCGGGGCCGCTACTGGCCGGCTTCCCCAAGGCCGCACTGGCGGCGATCGTCGTCTACGCGGCGTTGAAGCTGATCGACATCCGTGAGTTCCGGCGAATCGCCCGGTTCCGGCGAATCGCCCGGTTCCGGCGTAGCGAGTTCGTCCTGACGGTGTCGACCTTGCTCGCCGTGGTCGGCCTGGGTGTCCTCAACGGTGTGCTCGCCGCAGTCAGGTTGTCTATTTTGGACCTTCTGCGCAGGCTGGCGCGGCCGCACGGCGCCGTGCTCGGTTTCGTTTCCGGTGTCCCTGGAATGCACGACGTCGACGATTATCCCGACGCGACGACTGAGCCAGGGCTCGTGATCTACCGATACGACGCACCACTCTGCTTCGCCAACGCCGATGACTTCCGGCGGCGAGCACTCGCGGCGCTGGACGGCGAGGAGCGGGTCGAATGGTTCGTTCTCAACGCCGAAGCCAATGTCGAGATCGATGTCACGGCGGCTGATGCCCTGCGCGAGTTCTGCGAGGAGTTGCGACGTCGTGGGGTCACGTTCGCGCTCGCCAGAGTGAAGCAGGAGCTACGGGACGACCTCGACGCCGCTGGCCTTCTCGAGCTCATCGGCTCCGGATCGCTGTATCCGACGCTGCCCAGCGTGGTCGAGGCCTTCCGCCGGAGAGGGACGGCACCTGCCGGCGCTGGGTGA
- a CDS encoding SHOCT domain-containing protein: protein MPYWHYYTDDGGGWIGMVLMLITVLILVGGLITVSAILLRRAGQTSTGHDDAIKILNERFARGEIDKDEFEARRAALRG from the coding sequence ATGCCTTACTGGCACTACTACACCGACGATGGCGGCGGCTGGATCGGCATGGTGCTCATGCTGATCACCGTGCTCATCCTGGTCGGTGGTCTCATCACGGTCTCGGCGATCCTGTTGCGCCGCGCCGGCCAGACCTCGACCGGGCACGACGACGCGATCAAGATCCTGAACGAACGCTTCGCCCGTGGAGAGATCGACAAGGACGAGTTCGAAGCGCGGCGTGCCGCACTTCGAGGGTGA
- a CDS encoding CBS domain-containing protein, with amino-acid sequence MRASEIMTSPAVATTPTTPLREAVAVLTEKGFAGLPVVDDEGRVLGTFTEFDALRGIRASGEGITVGELMSVPVEVITPSTEVTEIGRRMLADRLRCLPVVEEGFLVGVVSRRDLLRPLVRPDDAIAAQVHSLMSDYAGHRPKWTVEVDGGCVHVSGEFRDEAERRVLDALARTVPGVVAVVLADRNPAST; translated from the coding sequence ATGCGCGCTTCGGAGATCATGACCAGCCCGGCGGTGGCGACCACCCCCACGACACCTCTTCGCGAAGCGGTGGCCGTGCTGACCGAGAAGGGTTTCGCCGGTTTGCCGGTCGTCGATGACGAAGGCCGGGTTTTGGGGACCTTCACCGAATTCGACGCACTGCGGGGAATCCGGGCCAGCGGCGAAGGGATCACGGTCGGGGAGCTGATGTCCGTGCCGGTCGAGGTGATCACGCCCTCCACCGAGGTCACGGAGATCGGCAGGCGGATGCTCGCCGACCGACTGCGCTGCCTGCCGGTCGTCGAGGAGGGCTTCCTGGTGGGTGTGGTCAGCAGACGCGACCTGCTCCGCCCGCTCGTCCGGCCCGACGACGCGATCGCCGCGCAGGTGCACAGCCTGATGAGCGACTACGCCGGGCACCGTCCGAAATGGACTGTCGAGGTCGATGGCGGATGCGTGCACGTATCCGGAGAGTTCCGGGACGAAGCCGAACGACGGGTGCTCGACGCACTCGCCAGGACGGTGCCGGGTGTGGTCGCCGTCGTACTGGCCGACCGGAACCCGGCTTCGACATGA
- the ppk2 gene encoding polyphosphate kinase 2 — MAGKEKARIPRSVYDRELLRLQAELVKLQEWVRHERARVVVMFEGRDAAGKGSTIKRVIEHLNPRVVRIAALPGPTERERTQWYFQRYVEHLPAAGEIVLFDRSWYNRAGVERVMGFCTPEEHRRFLQQCPIFERLLVDDGILLRKYWFSVSRDEQERRFRSRIDDPMRRWKLSTIDLRSVTQWEDYSRAKGDMFVHTDITESPWYVVESDEKRRVRLNMIAHLLASVPYSEVPQEEVFLPARPESNGYLRPDRLLQTYVPDHAATLKETGP; from the coding sequence ATGGCGGGCAAGGAGAAGGCGCGAATCCCGCGCTCGGTGTACGACCGAGAACTGCTGCGGTTGCAGGCCGAACTGGTCAAGCTCCAGGAGTGGGTCCGGCACGAGCGCGCACGGGTGGTCGTGATGTTCGAGGGCAGGGACGCGGCGGGGAAAGGCAGCACGATCAAACGGGTCATCGAGCACCTGAACCCGCGCGTGGTGCGGATCGCGGCTCTGCCAGGGCCGACCGAACGGGAGCGGACGCAATGGTACTTCCAGCGCTACGTCGAGCATTTGCCCGCGGCGGGGGAGATCGTCCTGTTCGACCGCAGCTGGTACAACCGCGCCGGGGTCGAGCGGGTGATGGGTTTCTGCACTCCTGAGGAACATCGGCGGTTCCTTCAGCAGTGCCCGATCTTCGAACGGCTGCTTGTCGACGACGGCATCCTCCTGCGCAAGTACTGGTTCTCCGTCAGCAGGGACGAGCAGGAACGGCGGTTCCGAAGCCGGATCGACGATCCGATGCGCCGCTGGAAGCTCTCCACGATCGATCTGCGATCCGTGACGCAATGGGAGGACTACTCGCGGGCGAAGGGCGACATGTTCGTGCATACCGACATCACTGAATCTCCCTGGTATGTGGTCGAAAGCGATGAAAAACGGCGTGTACGGCTGAACATGATCGCACATCTTCTGGCGAGCGTGCCGTACTCCGAAGTCCCTCAAGAGGAGGTGTTCCTCCCTGCACGTCCGGAGTCGAACGGCTACCTCCGTCCGGACCGACTGTTGCAGACCTATGTTCCCGATCACGCGGCGACCTTGAAGGAGACAGGGCCATGA
- a CDS encoding universal stress protein: MTRTLRLTGPIVVGADGSTGAQAAVTWGIQAAERHETSLELWHALGIPDYYLGGVPPTDDLLRKIRTRGEAILREAADTAGHAHGPALETHIADDSAAPALIETSGTARMIVLGSTVHSRFTSLFGGSVTTALAGHARCPVVSVRGRTWDLPAAWQRPVVVGVDGSPSAEPAIAAAFDEACARGADLVAVHAWEDVSATRSFGDPASRYGWGSFTDSAQRMLTQQVSMYRDGYPDVEVHQVVVHDEPRQELLRWSAEAQLVVVGSRGRGGFSGLLLGSTGQSLVHHAACPVLIARTAKS, translated from the coding sequence ATGACCCGAACTCTCCGGCTGACCGGGCCGATCGTGGTCGGCGCCGACGGATCCACCGGTGCTCAGGCGGCCGTCACCTGGGGTATTCAGGCCGCCGAACGGCACGAAACCTCCCTCGAACTGTGGCATGCACTCGGAATCCCCGACTACTACCTGGGCGGCGTCCCGCCGACCGATGACCTCTTGCGCAAGATCCGAACCCGAGGGGAGGCGATTCTCCGTGAAGCGGCCGACACCGCCGGACATGCCCACGGCCCCGCTCTCGAGACGCACATCGCCGACGACTCCGCGGCTCCCGCGCTGATCGAGACCTCGGGCACCGCCCGGATGATCGTCCTCGGTTCCACCGTGCACAGCCGGTTCACCTCGCTGTTCGGCGGCTCGGTGACGACCGCGCTCGCCGGGCACGCTCGTTGTCCCGTCGTGTCGGTGCGGGGCCGGACCTGGGATCTGCCAGCCGCTTGGCAGCGACCTGTCGTGGTCGGCGTCGACGGAAGCCCCTCCGCTGAACCCGCGATCGCGGCGGCCTTCGACGAGGCTTGCGCACGGGGTGCCGATCTGGTCGCGGTGCACGCGTGGGAAGACGTATCGGCTACCCGCTCCTTCGGCGATCCCGCGAGCAGGTACGGCTGGGGTTCGTTCACCGATTCCGCTCAACGGATGCTCACCCAGCAGGTGTCGATGTACCGCGACGGCTACCCCGACGTCGAGGTACACCAAGTCGTCGTGCACGACGAACCCCGTCAGGAGCTGCTGCGCTGGAGCGCCGAGGCACAACTGGTCGTGGTAGGCAGTCGAGGCCGCGGCGGGTTCAGTGGCCTCTTGCTCGGCTCGACCGGGCAGAGCCTGGTCCATCACGCGGCCTGCCCGGTGCTGATCGCCCGCACCGCGAAGTCATGA